A single genomic interval of Lynx canadensis isolate LIC74 chromosome A2, mLynCan4.pri.v2, whole genome shotgun sequence harbors:
- the CASP14 gene encoding caspase-14 — protein sequence MSNPQPLEEEVYDMSGARLALTLCVTKARKGSEADLDALERMFQQLGFESTMKRNPTAQQFQEELENFQQAMDARDDFISCAFVVLMAHGLEGRLKGEDEKMVELENLFEVLNNKNCRALRAKPKVYIVQACRGEHRDPGETVSGDDIVMIAKDSPQTIPTYTDTLHIYSTVEGYIAYRHDKEGSCFIQTLVDVFTEKKGPILELLTEVTRRMAEAELIQEGKARKVNPEIQSTLRKRLYLQ from the exons ATGAGCAACCCTCAGCCTTTGGAGGAG GAGGTATACGACATGTCAGGCGCCCGCTTAGCCCTGACACTGTGCGTCACCAAAGCCCGGAAAGGTTCGGAGGCAGACCTGGACGCCCTGGAACGCATGTTCCAGCAGCTGGGATTTGAGAGCACCATGAAGAGAAACCCCACCGCCCAG CAATTCCAGGAAGAGCTGGAAAATTTTCAGCAGGCCATGGACGCCCGGGATGACTTCATCAGCTGTGCTTTTGTGGTGCTCATGGCACATGGGCTGGAAGGTCGCCTCAAAGGAGAGGATGAGAAGATGGTTGAGCTGGAAAACCTTTTCGAGGTTCTGAACAACAAGAATTGCCGGGCCCTGAGAGCCAAGCCGAAGGTGTACATCGTGCAGGCCTGTCGAGGAG AACACAGGGACCCCGGTGAAACAGTAAGTGGAGACGATATCGTGATGATCGCCAAGGACAGTCCCCAAACCATCCCAACGTACACGGACACCCTCCACATCTACTCCACCGTGGAGG GGTACATCGCATACAGACATGACAAAGAGGGCTCCTGCTTCATCCAGACTCTGGTTGACGTgttcacagagaagaaaggacCCATCCTGGAGCTTCTGACAGAG GTGACCCGGCGGATGGCAGAAGCAGAGCTGATTcaggaaggaaaagcaaggaaagtGAATCCCGAGATCCAAAGCACCCTTCGGAAACGGCTCTATCTGCAATAG
- the LOC115505116 gene encoding LOW QUALITY PROTEIN: olfactory receptor 1I1 (The sequence of the model RefSeq protein was modified relative to this genomic sequence to represent the inferred CDS: inserted 5 bases in 4 codons; deleted 1 base in 1 codon; substituted 2 bases at 2 genomic stop codons), with translation MEPKHQKNETAVSEFLLRGLSERPEHQMLLFGLFLSMYLITXGNLLIILAIITDSHFHMPMYFFLSNLSLVDMFFSSTTXPKMLVNLCTQSRAISFVGGLAQMYAFHLFRTMDSFLLAMMAIDHFVAIVHPLHYSVIMSPCVCGLLVGGPWLITSLQSLVHTSLMAQLTFCSGSEIPHFFCDLMPLLKLSCSDMHTNELVVFAFGIIMGISPLSCIHLXIFWAVFKIPSAQGKWEAFSTCGSHLTTVSLFYGTVWAVYLQPTSAASSQNDKAAALMCGVLIPMLSPFTYSLRNKDMKAALRRFISKAVSCQCXVRAVVGIYRVPEPLLGGENTEIHPIPXPQGIQSXVGDRDV, from the exons ATGGaaccaaaacaccaaaaaaatgaaacagcagTCTCAGAATTTCTTCTTCGGGGACTCTCAGAAAGGCCAGAGCATCAGATGCTCCTCTTTGGGCTGTTCCTCTCCATGTACCTGATCA GTGGGAACCTCCTCATCATCTTGGCCATCATCACAGACTCCCACTTCCACAtgcccatgtacttcttcctctccaacctGTCCCTTGTCGATATGTTCTTCTCTTCCACCA GTCCCAAGATGCTGGTGAACCTTTGCACCCAGAGCCGGGCCATCTCCTTTGTGGGTGGCCTTGCTCAGATGTATGCCTTCCACCTGTTCAGGACCATGGACAGCTTCCTCCTGGCCATGATGGCCATTGACCACTTTGTGGCAATTGTCCACCCTCTACACTACTCAGTCATCATGAGCCCTTGTGTCTGTGGGTTGCTGGTTGGGGGGCCATGGCTGATCACCAGTCTCCAGTCACTCGTGCACACCTCCCTCATGGCTCAACTGACCTTCTGTTCTGGCTCTGAAATCCCCCACTTCTTCTGTGATCTCATGCCCCTGCTGAAGCTCTCCTGCTCTGACATGCACACCAATGAGCTGGTGGTTTTTGCTTTTGGCATCATCATGGGCATCAGCCCCCTCTCCTGCATCCACCT CATTTTCTGGGCAGTCTTCAAGATCCCTTCTGCTCAGGGCAAGTGGGAAGCCTTCTCCACTTGTGGCTCGCACCTCACCACAGTGTCACTGTTCTATGGCACCGTCTGGGCCGTGTAC TTGCAGCCCACATCTGCCGCTTCCTCCCAGAACGACAAGGCGGCTGCCCTGATGTGTGGGGTGCTCATCCCCATGCTGAGCCCCTTTACATACAGCCTAAGGAACAAGGACATGAAGGCAGCCCTGAGGAGGTTCATCAGCAAAGCAGTCTCCTGTCAGTGCTAGGTCAGAGCGGTGGTTGGCATTTACCGTGTTCCAGAACCACTGTTGGGTGGTGAGAACACAGAGATACAtcccatcc gccctcaaggcaTTCAGAGTTGAGTGGGGGATAGAGATGTGTGA